The window CGACGATTGCGCGCCGCTGGCGGCTTCGGTCACGCACCGACGAACTCGACTTCCGGATGGCGACGACGCTTCGGCCCGCCGAACCGGTCGCCTTCGACCTCGAACGTCGTTAGAAGGGAGCTTCAGGGCCTTCGTCGGCCGCTTCGCCCTCGCCGGAACCGCCATCCGAAGCCGTCTCCGCGTCCGTTTCCAGTTCGTAAGACCACCCCTCGATGCCGGGTTCGAGCGAATCGACGCGGCCGGAAAAGCCCTCGTAACTGCCGATGAGGCGTGCGGCCTGCTGGCTCGCCTTGCCGTGCGGACAGACCGTCACGACCCGCTCGGCATCGGTGAAGTCCTCGATGCGGTCAGTCAGTTCGCCGAACGGGACGTTCTCGCTTTTCGGGATGTGTCCCCGGCGGAACGCCGCCCGTGACCGGATATCGACGATGCGAACGTCGCCGTTCGTCTCCAGCAACTCCTGTAGTTCCTCGGCCGAAATCTCGCCGTCCATACACGCCGCTAGGTGAGCAGGCGCTTAAACAGCAGGGCTGCGGTGCGACGCCCGCGCTACAGCAGGCCGTCGGCATCGGCCAGCAACAGCCCCTCGATGGTGGCGTCGTTGGCCGAGTCGCTCCGGGCGACGCCCAGTGCGTCCTCGACGGGGACCGTCCGGACGTCGAGGAACTCGCTGCCGTCGAGTTTCCGCTCGCCGGGCTCGAAGCCCTCGGCCCAGACGATGCCACGTCGGTGGCGCAACACGCCCGTCGAACACCAGAAATCCTCCAGTAGTTCGACCGAATCGGCGACGATGCCGACCTCCTCTTCGAGTTCGCGGGCGCCCGCCGCGGCGTACGTCTCGCCGTCCTCGACGATACCCGCCGGCAGTTCGTAGCAGAGTTCTCGAATCGTCGGTCGGAACTGCTCGACCATCACGACCGACCGGGTGTCCTCGGGAGGTGAGTCGCCCCCGCCCGGCGATCCGGGGGCCGGCAAGCCGAGGGACGGCGGGTCGTCGACGACGGCGACGATGACGACAGCCGCCGGGAGTGCCGCCCAGTAGTACTGCTTTTCGCGGCCGTCCGGCAACTCGACGAGGTCATAGCCGCCGGTGTACCAGCCGGTTTCGTACTCCGTGTTCGATTCGATGACGGTCCAGTCGTGGTCGGTTGGACTCCGGTCGGTCATGTATCGTCCTCCGGTACGCGTACGATTTCGAGCCGATAGCGCTGGCCCTCGTAGTCGACGAAGGCGACGTCACCGACCGGCGAGTCGGCCCCGCGCTGGACTGCCTCGCCGTTGCGGGCTTCGAACTCGTCGAATTCCTCGAAGGGCGTGTGGGTAAAGGCTTCCTTGAAGCCGCCGACACCGCCCGGTCCCGTGTAGTAGGCCTCCGAGCGGGCCGGGTCCGCGCCCGTCGCGGCGGCGGCCAGCGCGTCGAATGCGTAGGGGAACCGCTGTTCGGAGAAGTTGTCGGCCGTTATCGCCGGCCCCGACTCGTCGACGGGCGTCGCCTCCACGTAGTAGGGGTCGCCCGTCTCGATGAGGCCCGGAACCGCACCGAGGGCGAGCAGGACGACGACGACCCCGAGGATGGCCAAAATCAGGTTCCGCGCTACGGGTCGCATAATTCCTCGCGGTAGATGCGATTGAACGCCATCCGGCGGAGCGTCGCGACGGCCGCCTCGGGTTCGTTCTGGAAGGTCGCCGCGACCGCCCTGTCGGCGAAGGGCACGGCGTGCCACGCGACCCGGTCGACGTTGTCACTGCCGGCAACGCGTACGTCCCCGTCGAAGCTCTCGCGCCACGCTTCGAACTCCTCGTTCGTGCCGACCGAGACGGCCAGTTGCTCGGCGAACAGTGTCTGGCGTGCGGTTTCGACCACCTCGCCCGTCACGCGCTCGCCGTATTCCTCGCGGCCGAACTCCATGGCCTTCGCGACCTCGCGGACGACGGTCTGTGCGACCGATCCCAGCGAGTCGTAGCGCTGTTCGGCTTCGTCCCACGATTCGGGCGAAAGGGTCCCCTCCGTGCGCATATCCGTCGACTCGTCGGTCACTCGCTTTCGTCTTCCGCTTTCTCCTCGTCTTCGTCCTCGTCGGCCAGCATCTCCTGGGTCATCTCCCTGGCCTCTTCGAGGACGGCTTCGGTTTCGGCGTCCATCGCGCCCGAGGTATCGACGATACCACCGGTGTCGTGGCTCTCGTCGCTTCCGTGGTCGTGGCTGTGGTCGTGTCCATGCCCGTGACCGGCGTGTTCCTGACCCTCGTCGAACAGTGCACCCGAGCGTTCTTCGAGGGGGTCGCCGGCCGAATCCGGCTTCCCGGTCGTGTCCTCGAAGACCTGCGGGAACTCCGTTTCCTCGACGTCGTCAGCGACGATGTCGGCGAGGTCCGACTCGCCCATCCCCTCCCACTCCGGTGCGTGGTCGTCGAGCCACGCCTCGTGGTCGGCGTCACCGAGCATCGCCGAGAAGGCGAGATGGTTGGCGAGATGGCCCGCGTCGGCTTGCGGGTCCTCACAGACGGGGCAGGCGTATCCCATACCCGTACGTGGGCACGCCAGCGGCAAAACGCCTGCGTCTGCCGACCCGCCGACGGACGCCGCCAGCCTACGCCTCCCGGACCATCACCAGCGCGTCCTCGCCGTCGTCGTAATAGCTCGGCGAGACGTGGTGGAGTTCGAAGCCGAATTCCTCGTAGAGCGACCGAGCGGGTCGGTTCCCCCGCCGGACTTCGAGTTTGACGCGACCGGCGCCCTCGATGAACAGGCGGGTGAGCGTCTGTGAGAGCAACAGTCGACCGATTCCCTCACCGCGGTGTTCGGGGTCGACCGCGAGGTCCTTGAGGTGGCCGAGAGGCGTCCCGTGGTTGGCCACGCTGTCGGCGACCGCATAGCCGATGACCTCGCCGTCGCGTTCGGCGACGGTAAACCCGTGTTCGCCGAGGAACCGCTCAAAGGCGGCGTAGGGCCACGGCTGGTCGAAGGACCGCTTCTCGATGCGGAAGATCGATAGCAGATCCGCTCGCGTCGCTTGGCGAACGGTTACCTCCCCCCGTGGCGAGGTCGTAGTCACAGTATTGCTTG of the Natronomonas halophila genome contains:
- a CDS encoding rhodanese-like domain-containing protein, whose protein sequence is MDGEISAEELQELLETNGDVRIVDIRSRAAFRRGHIPKSENVPFGELTDRIEDFTDAERVVTVCPHGKASQQAARLIGSYEGFSGRVDSLEPGIEGWSYELETDAETASDGGSGEGEAADEGPEAPF
- a CDS encoding NUDIX hydrolase, whose amino-acid sequence is MTDRSPTDHDWTVIESNTEYETGWYTGGYDLVELPDGREKQYYWAALPAAVVIVAVVDDPPSLGLPAPGSPGGGDSPPEDTRSVVMVEQFRPTIRELCYELPAGIVEDGETYAAAGARELEEEVGIVADSVELLEDFWCSTGVLRHRRGIVWAEGFEPGERKLDGSEFLDVRTVPVEDALGVARSDSANDATIEGLLLADADGLL
- a CDS encoding DUF5809 family protein yields the protein MRTEGTLSPESWDEAEQRYDSLGSVAQTVVREVAKAMEFGREEYGERVTGEVVETARQTLFAEQLAVSVGTNEEFEAWRESFDGDVRVAGSDNVDRVAWHAVPFADRAVAATFQNEPEAAVATLRRMAFNRIYREELCDP
- a CDS encoding DUF5810 domain-containing protein, producing the protein MGYACPVCEDPQADAGHLANHLAFSAMLGDADHEAWLDDHAPEWEGMGESDLADIVADDVEETEFPQVFEDTTGKPDSAGDPLEERSGALFDEGQEHAGHGHGHDHSHDHGSDESHDTGGIVDTSGAMDAETEAVLEEAREMTQEMLADEDEDEEKAEDESE
- the rimI gene encoding ribosomal protein S18-alanine N-acetyltransferase, whose protein sequence is MTTTSPRGEVTVRQATRADLLSIFRIEKRSFDQPWPYAAFERFLGEHGFTVAERDGEVIGYAVADSVANHGTPLGHLKDLAVDPEHRGEGIGRLLLSQTLTRLFIEGAGRVKLEVRRGNRPARSLYEEFGFELHHVSPSYYDDGEDALVMVREA